The window AAATGTCACGACCCTTCACCAGAAAGGTGGAggttctcagattgcaggcggggttaccccaaagAGTCCAATTGTGACATCTTAGtaggagagaaatctgaaccggttgttcagagccaggctgtggGGTTTAGACAGCTCACAAAAAATGaccggcaggctccacagatacccacatttatgtgcacaaacactgaaaaagggatttttgcataatatgtcaccatGAATACATTTCCCCCCCAGAGACAACCATAACATTGACCtcattattttgtaataatGAGGCCaagaattatgaattatgaattatctCGAGGTGAGCCGACTTACTGACCGTAATGTGGATTCTGTTTAATCCTTTTGGTTTCACCTCTACATGTACAGGATTTTTAAGGACTATCAATTCAGTCCCATGTCATGTTTATGCTATCTATGCTATCCATCTGTAGGTTTGTCCTGGCAAGACAAAATCACCACGTTGAGAGCCAAGATGACGGAGAGGAAAATCAGCTGGTTTGTTGCCACGGCATTGGACGAGATTGCATgtatgacaatttttttttttctgagacaaATTAATACAGCAATGAGGCATATTAGCTAACAATGTGGAGACTTTGTAGGAGCACATAGTGGGGATATTTGAGTCAAGCAGCTCTCAAGTTGTCgaggagtgatgtttacaaactacaCAGGCAGTGTTTTGTGAGGTGACTTGATATAGTTTACTATAAACAAGGTTATATTTGCCAGATTATACCTAAATTATTAAAGCTTTACCATTCACATTGGTCAAATCCTGTACTTTTAAGCACAATACAAAAACGAattttttatgtattcaatGGAATTCAAATTGCAATCAAAATTAAGCAGTACCGATTGTTTTAGACCTGTGCTGTAGTCTCATTGTGAAAGAAGCATTTTCACTattaattatgaaataattaaCATGACTTTACCATGGCATACCAAGGCAAACAGCCATTTAATTGTATGTTGAAACACTTTACtaactgtgttgttttcagtAACTCACACTctgaaagttgtttttaaagtttaaattggTCGATGACACTCTTCTCCCTAtagagtgtgtttttgtgtgtgtctgtgtgaaatgtgaagccTGAATTAAAAACTCAGGGTCAAATATTGCAGCCAAAGTGAAAACAGACTGAAAATCCTTTGAGTGTGTAGAGTTTGTCGCATTATGTTTTAAGCAGTCTTTGGTTGTCGGTGTAAAACGAGCAGCAGCCGTACTCGCCGTCACTTCTGTTACATGAGTCCGTTTTGATACACGATCACGATCCAAGGACCCAGGGATGCACGGGTGTCCCTCTACATGTCTGTTTGAGGGCCTTCTTCACTGTGCCCTAATGAGCCCTTGCTTCTGATTGTTTGGTCTGAGAGCTTGTGTTAATTAGAGTAATGCTGATTTTGATTGTCGTCAAGTAGCATTTAGACCAGAGAGTTTCAATGGGCATTAAACTGAAGGGGATTTGCTGAGGCATCTACAGAGGAAGAGTGACAGTCTAATAGtaatgttgatattttacaccaaacactgtgtgtgtaggTCTGAGATGTGACGTCCAGTATTTGAAAAGAATATTAAGTCAAATCATACCAACACTGAGATTGGACAGAAAGTTAGATGCTGTTGTTGGGATTGCtccacatatacagtatgttattccagttaaaatgtaatgtgctattatttccttttctcagGGCTCTTTAACCTCCGGGGAGCTGACATCGAGTACAACCCAGTATTCTTTGCATATACCATCGTGGGAATGAATACAATAAGGTGATTAAAATTGTAACACAACTGATCAGTGTTGTATTAAGTACCAGCTGATATGAGGGGCTTCGGGACTGAATTGCGATAATGAATTATCAGTATTTCTTAAACCCCTGAGAAACAATCAATATCTCAATAATTATACAGTTTTGGTACACACTGAGCTCCAAGTTATGCTCACACAATCTACTATGTATGATAtatcaaagaaagaaatactATTAAAATACAGATAACATTTCTGCAATTAAAAATGTTACTGACATGGTCTGCTGTTTTTACATGAAAAGTAATATATTTAgtatataatgtaatatttagaaattaCATTTACTTTTTGAGGTTAATTGTTAAAGATTTAACAAAGAGCAGAAGAATATACGAGGGTCGAAAGACTAAATCACgcttcaaattaattttaatttatattttcactggTTATTTATGAACTTTGAAGGAAATGTTGTTACCATGACGACATGACATTCATCATACATGATTCATCAATACACTATGACATTTGTTTCCAAAATATAAACTTTGCACAAATACAGAAGAAAATGCTACCTTTGCAGTCAAGCATTTTTCTCTAGGAAGTGGTTAAGAAAGTCCAGTAGTATTTTATCAACCCACCGAGCGACACGAAATGCAAGTAATGCATTGAAAccaccaaaatattttttttttatcttgaattTAACTCCTTTCTGACtgactccctcctctctgcaggctTTTTGTGGACACAAACCGCCTCGCTGATCCTGCTCTGAGAGACCACCTGCAGCTGGACTCTCCCAGCAAGCCTGAACTGAGCGTCCAGACGTTCCCGTACGAGTCGGTCTACGCTGAGCTCCAGGCCGTCTGTGCCGCACTCGGCCCCAAGGACAAAGTGTGGATCTGTGACAAGGCCAGTTGTGCTCTGACGCAGGCCATCCCCAAGGTGAGAGTGAAGAGCCACAATGCAGCAGCATTTTAGAAGACGCTTGATTGTCTCTGGTGTCTCACGACACCAGGACATCATAGCTTGACCCTGTcacgattgttttttttttgcttttttaaattttgctttaaatatttaaaaaaacgctGCCAATCAGATATCACCTGTGGCCTCAAACCTAATTAATGACACATTCTGTGGTTGTTATCTGTCACTGTTTCAATTTATGAACATTCCcactaacagacagacagagcagagatatcaattttcactttttaaaataatacgAAGGCCTCTTTTCTCACCTGCCTAAACTAGGATAATGCCCAAAATGGACCTTTTGCCAACAAAAATCTCATACAATATGCATCCCTAAATCACACATATTCTTTGAACCTCTGAACATCAAGTTCAACATCAACTCTTATAACTGTAAATGTTTCCTCTTGATTTATTTCAGGCGCACAGGACTCCAATTCCCTACACTCCACTGTGCCTCTCCAAGGCTGTGAAGAATGCCACTGAGGTTCAAGGCATGAAGATGGCCCATGTAAGAACCTTAAAGCTGGACATTAGTAGTGTATATCTTTTATTTGGTTGATGACATCCaattaaataatttaacatTCCCTTTGACCAACAGATCAAGGATGCAGTTGCTCTTTGTGAACTCTTTGCTTGGTTGGAAAAGGAGGTATTGTCTCTCTGAACGTGGGAACCATGCTTGTAAAAACTTCCTTGGGTGGAGGTTGTTACAGCACTTGGCTTGAACTTGAATTAAAGAAtgttccagttttttttgttttggttttttttgcatcctcATACCCAAGTGCTACTGTTACTGTTTTGTAGATTCCTGGAGGCACCGTGACAGAAATCTCTGCTGCTGATAAAGCTGAAGAATTCCGCAGGTATGTTGTTTTGCTCATGTACGTCACATGTCTCTATATAGTTTAGGAGCTCATCAAGTTTAACGGGTCAGCTCATGCTCTACATGCTGCATTAAAGTTCTGTGATGGTGACGAGTCTGGAGTTTTAGCCCCCTCTGCTGGACATGGAGGTGAAACAAAATGTTGACAGTCCACTTAAAATAATATGCTTAGTTCAGTTTCTAAATGTTTTACTCTCTCAGTGGGCTGCCTTTAGAGTTATAGTTCATGGTTCATCACCCGAATGTAATCCTCAATAAGGATTTATAAGAACAAGAATAATTTTTTAGTTAAATTTTAAActtcacattttaacattcattgttatttttttttcttatgtatttgcatttttcagtCAACAGAAAGATTTTGTCGGCCTCAGTTTCCCCACAATCTCCAGCGTTGGTCCGAATGGAGCAATCATACATTATAGGTCAGTTGGcgaaataaacacatttgtttgtgtctgtatttgcTTTTAAGCAAACAAATAGTTAACTAATAATGCTAcccatcactttttttttgttttctttttcaggccACTGCCTGAAACCAACAGAACCCTCACCATGAATGAAGTTTACCTGATTGACTCTGGAGCTCAATATGTGTAAATAAGTTCATTGTAATATTCAGCCAATGCATTTTAAACTAACCAGGCATGTCTAGTATTAGACTTGTAGTGTGCGTCTTCATTCAGAAAGTCATCGCCTCCACGACTGTTAATACAAACAACACGAACATCATAGGAATAGTTATTAGATTAATGCGTATAATGCATTAATCTGAATCCacattgtgttttctgcagtgaTGGAACCACAGACGTCACACGCACCGTGCACTTTGGGACACCATCTGCTTATGAGAAGGTACATTTGAATGTTAAATCTAATCTAAGACGCAGTGCTTTGTGATAATACATTGACTAAGTTAATCTTTAACCTGTGTTTTATcatttctttaatattgtgtGCTCTCTGTTTTCCCCCTCTAGGAATGCTTTACCTTCGTACTGAAGGGACACATAGCCGTCAGCGCTGCTGTTTTCCCCAATGGAACAAAAGGTGCCACCTTGTTTATCGCATACCggaattaaacattttgtttttacgttagaacatgtttacatgttacagatatacagtatatttatcaacttttcagtgtgttttgtgttgaataTCGATCTTGTATTCTTAGCttcagacaaaaacaagtcaTCAGTGAACATTGTTCAAGAGCAATGCAGGCGTCATTTAGGAAATCATTATCTAGTCTTGTGTGGTCGGAGATCTGGGCTGTCAAACTCAGGGAAGACTGGAGAatgtcaaccacacacactttggagaggagaagaacagTGGGCTGTTTTTTGAACTTCAAGCTAATATAATTACACCTGAAGGCAACTTGACCTTTAAACTAAAGCGTTCACATGAGGCCAATCAGTTTGAAACATGGGATCCAGACACGGCATGTCACAGATTTTCAGGAAAAACCCGCCACATGTTCTCTAAGAGATTAGAGATCACGTGGAGAACATttaagtagggctgcaactatcaattgtttttcattaacaattaatctgtcgattattttcattgttgattaatctgtcgattattttctcgatttgtttggtccataaaatgttgattgtgtttcccaaaccccaaagatgatgttttgcttcatccacacaccaaatatatttagtttactgccagaggagcaaaaaacccggaaaatattcacatttaagaagctgaaatcagagaatttttccccataaaaactacttgaaccggaTAATCGAAATAGTTggggattaatttagtagttgattactaatcgattaactgttgaagCTCTACATTAAAGATTACTCATTCATGCATTCACTTTTCCTGCATGTACTGGATTGAGAGCAAGGGAGCAGAGTTCTACAGCACAGGACAAACATGTCCTGGACAAATGTACTCAATTGCATATTCAGACAAAAGGATGATTAAATAATTCTGCGGCATATAAATTATGACAAAACGAATAATCAATTAGTGATATCGTGTATTAACGTGTGGTCACTAGCGCTAAACCTCTGTGCCCTTCATAGGTCACCTGTTGGATTCGTTTGCCCGCGCAGCCCTGTGGGAGTCGGGGCTGGACTACCTACACGGGACGGGCCATGGCGTGGGCTGCTTCCTCAACGTCCACGAGGGGCCCTGCGGCATCAGCTACAAGACCTTCGCCGATGAGCCTCTGGAGGCCGGCATGATCGTCAGTGATGGTACGGCAGGGTTTTTGATTCAGCAAGTAAATGTTGTGGTTAAAAAGTGTCAATCAAAGCTAGTCAAGTCACTGGACGTAATGCATCACACaccttgtttgtattttcaccCTCTAAAATCAACAGCATGCGACCAGACACATAGCTGAGAAGTAACTTCTGGCTTGATGCAAATGTCACATCGCTTTAGACTGATGCAGCCGACATCGAGCATAGTGAAACTGTTTCTTGTGACACGAGTTCCGTAATTAAATAATACTTCACAAATCTCTCAGTAGTGGCATGAATTGACAGATATAATATTCCCCTTAAGTATGTAACAGCCAAAAACCCATAGACTAGAGACACTAAGGCAACTAATCCCGAAATAAATAGTCACATGCAGTTCTGTTTGGAAAT is drawn from Scophthalmus maximus strain ysfricsl-2021 chromosome 8, ASM2237912v1, whole genome shotgun sequence and contains these coding sequences:
- the xpnpep1 gene encoding xaa-Pro aminopeptidase 1 isoform X2 encodes the protein MSPKITGELLRQLRQAMRNCKYFSDPIQAYIVPSGDAHQSEYIAPCDCRREYICGFNGSAGTAIVTEQYAAMWTDGRYFLQASQQMDNNWTLMKMGLKETPSQEDWLISILPENSKVGVDPWIFAADQWKNMSKALSSAGHSLVVVQDNLIDAVWTDRPKRPSTRLRTLGLDYTGLSWQDKITTLRAKMTERKISWFVATALDEIAWLFNLRGADIEYNPVFFAYTIVGMNTIRLFVDTNRLADPALRDHLQLDSPSKPELSVQTFPYESVYAELQAVCAALGPKDKVWICDKASCALTQAIPKAHRTPIPYTPLCLSKAVKNATEVQGMKMAHIKDAVALCELFAWLEKEIPGGTVTEISAADKAEEFRSQQKDFVGLSFPTISSVGPNGAIIHYRPLPETNRTLTMNEVYLIDSGAQYVDGTTDVTRTVHFGTPSAYEKECFTFVLKGHIAVSAAVFPNGTKGHLLDSFARAALWESGLDYLHGTGHGVGCFLNVHEGPCGISYKTFADEPLEAGMIVSDEPGYYEDGSFGIRLENVVLVIPAKPKYNYRNRGSLTFEPLTLVPIQVKMMNTQLLTQKERDWVNQYHRECREVVGAELERQGRKEALEWLVRETQPIV
- the xpnpep1 gene encoding xaa-Pro aminopeptidase 1 isoform X1, with product MASQKSDTAMSPKITGELLRQLRQAMRNCKYFSDPIQAYIVPSGDAHQSEYIAPCDCRREYICGFNGSAGTAIVTEQYAAMWTDGRYFLQASQQMDNNWTLMKMGLKETPSQEDWLISILPENSKVGVDPWIFAADQWKNMSKALSSAGHSLVVVQDNLIDAVWTDRPKRPSTRLRTLGLDYTGLSWQDKITTLRAKMTERKISWFVATALDEIAWLFNLRGADIEYNPVFFAYTIVGMNTIRLFVDTNRLADPALRDHLQLDSPSKPELSVQTFPYESVYAELQAVCAALGPKDKVWICDKASCALTQAIPKAHRTPIPYTPLCLSKAVKNATEVQGMKMAHIKDAVALCELFAWLEKEIPGGTVTEISAADKAEEFRSQQKDFVGLSFPTISSVGPNGAIIHYRPLPETNRTLTMNEVYLIDSGAQYVDGTTDVTRTVHFGTPSAYEKECFTFVLKGHIAVSAAVFPNGTKGHLLDSFARAALWESGLDYLHGTGHGVGCFLNVHEGPCGISYKTFADEPLEAGMIVSDEPGYYEDGSFGIRLENVVLVIPAKPKYNYRNRGSLTFEPLTLVPIQVKMMNTQLLTQKERDWVNQYHRECREVVGAELERQGRKEALEWLVRETQPIV